The Desulfovibrio sp. JC022 nucleotide sequence TTTAAGAATATTGACCTTGATATGTCCAAGGCCCATTTCATCAAGGGTGTCGGCGATGGCATCGGCAAATTTGTTGAAGACCCGCCAGACCGCGCAATTATAGAAGGCGGTGGAAATGCGGCGCGGGAAGTTGAGCCTTCCGGTGAGCTGGTGCCCTAAAGTTGTGAAATCCGAATTATCGCCGATTGCCAGCTCAATGGATTTTTCATGGGCCGGATTGCGGGGGGAAAATTTTGTGACTGCGGCGTAAACCTTGATTCCGGCATTGCGGCAGGATGCGATTGCTTCTTCAAGAGAAAGATTGTCCAGACGTTTGGTTTCCGATCCGCGATGGTCCAGTGATCCGGGGATGACGTGGAAGTCTTTGCAGGTCATGAACGAATGGGGATCAAGCCCCGGTCCTGCTGAGACAATGACGCCTACGTCTTCATAGTTTCCTTCCACAATGGAGTTGGTGGACAGGGTGGTGGACAGGTTCAGTTGTTTTATGCGGGCCGGGTCCGTGTGGCGGACAATTTCTCCAAGGCTGTCCCTGATGGAGGAGAGCAGATTGTCATGCCGGGTGGCAACCTTGACTTGCGCCTCCAGTCCGTCAGGCCCTATGGCAACTGCGTCTGTATGGGTTCCGCCGACATCAATTCCGAGAAGGAGCATCTGGTAAATCCTTGAGTTCTTCCCCCGTTTCATGCGGGAGGCTGGTAATCGGTATTATATAATGATGTGATCCATCCATTTATCTAGCACCCCGCCAATGTCGGAGTCCAGAGCTTTTACCGTCAGCGGTTTGATGTGTTTGGTGAGCGGTTTTTACTTTCTTATTTACGGAGGCGTTACCCGTTTTTACTGATCCCCAGCTTTCTCATGCGTGAATCAAAGGTGGAGCGGTTGATATTTGCTGCTCGTGCGGCCCGGCTGATGTTCCAGCGGAATCTATCCAGCAGTTTCATCACATAAGTGTATTCCATTTCCTGCCAGGTCAACTCGCTGAGATCTTCTTGCGGTTCTTTTGGTATGTTTGGGGTTTCATCGTGCTTTATTTCGGGTTGTTCTACAGGTGGTTTGGCATTGGGATGTACTATGTGCAAAGGGAGGTCTTTTATGGAAATGGTGTCACCGGGAACCATGGCCTGAAACTGCTTGACCATGTTTTCCAGTTCACGGATATTTCCCGGCCAGTTGTAATTTTTCATGGCGGTCATGGCCTTGTCGGACATGTTTTTGGGCAGCATGTGGCTATGGGATGCTTCGCGGTTTAAAAAGTGTCCGGTCAGCAGATGGATGTCTTCTTTGCGTTCACGCAGGGCGGGTAGTTTGAGAGGCAGTACATTGAGCCGGTAATATAGATCTTCCCTGAATCTGCCTGAACGTACGTCTTCTTCAAGATTGCGGTTGGTGGCGGAGATGATGCGGATATCAATTTTCTTGGTCTGGGTTCCCCCAAGGGGTTTGATCTCGTTTTCCTGCAACACACGCAGCAGTTTGGCTTGCAGGTTTACATCCATATCCCCGATTTCATCGAGGAATACAGTGCCTCCGTCCGCAGCTTCGAACAGTCCGGATTTGTTGCTGGTGGCCCCGGTAAAGGCTCCTTTTACATAACCGAACAGCTCACTTTCCAGAAGGTTTTCAGGGATGGCACTACAGTTCTGGGTCAGGAACGGCTTTTGAGACCGCGAACTCTGGGCATGGATTTCTTCAGCAAAAAGCTCCTTACCTGTTCCGGATTCGCCGTAAAGCAGGACCGGGTAACTGGTTGCTCCGTAGTTTTCAACAAGTTTAAGGGCCTTGTTTACTGATTGGCTCTTTCCTACAATAGCTTTATTGTTCCTGATGCTGCTTAACGTCCTGCTGAGCTGGGCGAATTCAATGCGTTGTTTTTGAAATTCCAGAGAGTTGCTCAGAGAGATCGAGCCGATGTCCACCATATCCTGCAACATGGTCAGGTAACCGGGGTCAAGATTGAGCTGTTCCCCGTCTGTGCTGGTGTCGATGACCTGTACCGCTCCGAATACCTCTTGTCCTTTGAGGCTAAGAGGAAAGCAGAGGATGAGTTTACTTTTGATTTTGAAATCTTTTTCCAGAGAACTGTAGTGTCGTGAGTCCCCGGCTTCGGCAATGGTCATTTCGTCGTTCTGGATAACCCAGCCCACAATACTCTGATCCTGCGGAGATATTTGTATACCCTTCACGTCTTCGCTTTTTTCTCCAAGGGCTTCGACGCATTCGTACATGTCGTCGCGTTTCAGCCAGAGTGATCCTCGCTCAACGTTTTGCAGTTTCAGCAGCAGGGCCAGAATTTGCTTTTGCAGCTTTTCCGGGTCTAATTCTTGAGAAAGGGCCTTGTAATCATTAATGGATATAGTCATAATAAAGGGTTGTGAATCACGTTTGTTGATATTATTATTTGGGTATAATCTTTAAATATCGTTAAAGTAGTGCTGGGTCAACAGTAATTGCACGTTGAGCAATGGAGGCTGATCTCTTGTTTATGGGCTAAGTCCTTTTAAACAGTGCTCTCTGGAAGTCTTAATGTTTTTTGGCACGGAAGGTGCTTTATGGAGAGTAGCTTGTTAGTCAAGTATGGACCGGAGAGCCCACTCCACCTCCCCGACCCCTCCGGGCTCTCCGGTCCATAAACTTTTCAAATGCAAATTCGACGCAATTCCTCGAATATATGGAGATGACCTGATGAGTAGTGTTGAAACTCTTATGTCCATGCACCGTGAAGATATGGCCCTCTTAAGAACTGAAGCCAAGCAGGCCAGAAAAGAGAGGTTGGATAATAACCGTGAGATGGATCTGGCATTTAAAGACTTGCGCAGCAAACTTTCGGCTGAAATGCCGGTAACGAGTTCTTTTTCCATAAAACTTCGCGCTCCATTTGCAGTAATGACTGCTTTGATGGGAGTTCTTAGTTTTTAAATAGTTTTGTGTCCGGCTGTAGCAGTCGGAAAATCGCCTTGAAAAATCCCGTTCGTCAGCTGACGAACGGGATTTTTGTTTTTAACGTTCTTTTATAAAAGTTGCGGCGGTGCGACGTAGGTTTTCGGCCCAGTCTTCGGCCAGCGGATCGGCAGTCAATGTTTCCGCTCCTATGGAGCTTGCTATGGCGCGTGCGCTTTTTTGTGAGAATTGGGGCTGGATAAAAATGGCTTTTACTGAATTCTTCTTTGCAAACTTTATCAGCTGAGTCAGTTCCTTGGGGCTTGGTTCTTTGCCTTCAAGTTCAATGGGGATCTGGTTCAGGCCGTAGGTGCGGGCAAAGTATCCCCATGAAGGGTGGTAGACCATAAAACTGAATCTTTCTCCTTTTGGGGTGAATATGTTCAGTAATTCTGAATCCAGCTTGTTTATTTCTGCTGCAAAATTCAGGTAGTTGCTGGTGTATGCTTCTGTGTTTGCGGGATCATGCTCAATCAAAACGTCTCTAATCTGCTGGCTGATGATTCTGACCAGTGGCGGTGAAAGCCATACGTGCGGATCGGTTATTTGGGTTGTTTCGTGTTCGTTGTGGTGTTTGTGTTCGTCTTCGTCATGAACGTGTGTTTTCATGGTCTGATGAACAACAGTTTTTCCAAGGTTTATAATCTCGAGTTTGTCATTGGCAGATCTGAAGCGCGGGATCCATGCCCGCTCAAAAGGTACTCCGATAGCAAAGTATATTTCTGATTTGCTTAGCAGGGCCATCTGGCGAGGTTGCGGTTCATAGGTGGCCGGGCTGCTTCCCGGTTTGACCATGATATTTGCTTTTACTTTTTCTCCTCCGATTTTCTCCACAAAATATTTCAAGGGTGCGATGGATACTGTTGTTTGAAGTTTTGCTGCCGAAACTGTTGAGCAGGTCAGCAGTAGGGCAAGTATGCTCAGTGCGATTGTTTTTGTTGTTTTCATGTGTTCTCTCTGTGTTTGATATTCAATCTCATTTAGTTGAAGGTGTATCATATTATATATGATGTCAATCGCTGTTGTCATTGCTTGTTTTGTGTGTAGGGCGAAAGAATTAATTGAGAAGGTTTGCTTTGTGTGTTTTTTAAAATTGTTTTTTAGTTCTATTTAGCTTTATTGGTTTTACTCTTGTTTTTGCAAAAATGTTTTATGTGGTTTTTTTGGGTTGTTTTTTTGTTTAATCCGCTTGTTTTGGCACAAAGAGTGCTTGGCTAGTATGAGAAATGCATTTTTGAAGGGTTGATTTTCTAAAATTGTAAAAACAGTGGCTAAAAAACATTGTCTGAAAGACATAAATGTAAAAACAACAGATTCAAAACAGCAGGGGTTAACAAAAAATGAATTCGGCGGATACTTCTTTCATTCTTATTTGTGCGGCTCTGGTCATGTTCATGACGCCGGGGCTGGCTCTTTTTTATGGCGGTATGGTGCGCAGCAAAAATGTGCTGGCGACAATTATGCAGAGTTTTATCATGCTTGGGCTGGTTTCGATCATCTGGACTGTAGTCGGTTATTCACTTTCTTTTGGTACAGATATTGGCGGACTCATCGGCGGTATGGATTTCTTTGCCCTTAACGGCGTGGGTATGGATACAGCCGGGAGTCCTGCCGACAACCTGCCTCATCTTTTATTCATGATATTTCAGTGCATGTTCGCGGTTATCACTCCCGCGCTGATCACCGGGGCCTTTGCCGAG carries:
- a CDS encoding sigma-54-dependent Fis family transcriptional regulator, coding for MTISINDYKALSQELDPEKLQKQILALLLKLQNVERGSLWLKRDDMYECVEALGEKSEDVKGIQISPQDQSIVGWVIQNDEMTIAEAGDSRHYSSLEKDFKIKSKLILCFPLSLKGQEVFGAVQVIDTSTDGEQLNLDPGYLTMLQDMVDIGSISLSNSLEFQKQRIEFAQLSRTLSSIRNNKAIVGKSQSVNKALKLVENYGATSYPVLLYGESGTGKELFAEEIHAQSSRSQKPFLTQNCSAIPENLLESELFGYVKGAFTGATSNKSGLFEAADGGTVFLDEIGDMDVNLQAKLLRVLQENEIKPLGGTQTKKIDIRIISATNRNLEEDVRSGRFREDLYYRLNVLPLKLPALRERKEDIHLLTGHFLNREASHSHMLPKNMSDKAMTAMKNYNWPGNIRELENMVKQFQAMVPGDTISIKDLPLHIVHPNAKPPVEQPEIKHDETPNIPKEPQEDLSELTWQEMEYTYVMKLLDRFRWNISRAARAANINRSTFDSRMRKLGISKNG
- a CDS encoding metal ABC transporter solute-binding protein, Zn/Mn family, producing the protein MKTTKTIALSILALLLTCSTVSAAKLQTTVSIAPLKYFVEKIGGEKVKANIMVKPGSSPATYEPQPRQMALLSKSEIYFAIGVPFERAWIPRFRSANDKLEIINLGKTVVHQTMKTHVHDEDEHKHHNEHETTQITDPHVWLSPPLVRIISQQIRDVLIEHDPANTEAYTSNYLNFAAEINKLDSELLNIFTPKGERFSFMVYHPSWGYFARTYGLNQIPIELEGKEPSPKELTQLIKFAKKNSVKAIFIQPQFSQKSARAIASSIGAETLTADPLAEDWAENLRRTAATFIKER